The nucleotide window CGAAAAGTCTGCTGATGGGTGAGGGGCTGGTCATCAGGCCGTGCAACAGCATCCACACCTTCGGCATGAGCTACTCCATCGATGTGGTATTTGCAGCGGACGGCGACTTGGTAAAGCATACGGTCAGCTGCCTCGAGCCCGGGCGGATGCTCGCCTGCCGCGGCAGCCGCTATGTGGTGGAACTGCCGTCGGGGACGCTGCTACGCACGGGAACAAAACCCGGCGACCAACTGCGGATCGGATAACAACGAAGATATAGGCACCCCTGC belongs to Sporomusaceae bacterium and includes:
- a CDS encoding DUF192 domain-containing protein, whose product is MEIVNITTGMTLARDARLADGFFSRLKGLLGTKSLLMGEGLVIRPCNSIHTFGMSYSIDVVFAADGDLVKHTVSCLEPGRMLACRGSRYVVELPSGTLLRTGTKPGDQLRIG